A segment of the Microbacterium luteolum genome:
GCGACCACCACCGCCGAGGGATCCGCGCTCACCTCTCAGGCGAAGGCCGATGTCGCGGCGGCGACCGACCGTGGTGCCGAGCTGGCACGCGATCGCGCGGCGGTCGTCGCGACGGTGCCCGCCGACCTCGTCGCGGAGTACACGCGTCGCGCCGCGAACAGCGCGGGCGCCGCACTGCTCACTCGCGGCACGTGCGAGGGATGCCGCATGGTTCTTCCCAGCACCGACCTGAACGACATCCGCCGCGCGGCGGACGAACTCGTCGTCTTCTGCCCCGAGTGCGGCTGCATCCTCGTGCGCACCGAGGAATCCGGGCTCTCTTGAGCGGGGCCCCCGCCCGCCGTCGATGAGCTCGTCGACGGCGCAGGGACGGCGGATCGCGCTGATCGCGCTCGGTGACGGGCGGTACGTCGCTGTGGAGCTCGACGAGGACGGCGGCGAACGCAGCCGCGTGCCGCTGGGCGGCTCGGAACTCCTCACGTGGGTCGCGGAGCTCGAGAAGACGGAAGCGCCGCGGTGGATCATCCGCAGCGCCAGAGACATCTACCCGATGCTGCTCGCGGGTGGCGTGCGACTCGGCCGGACGCACGACCTGCTGCTCTGCCACGCGATCCTGCGCGATACGGATGCCGTGGCGCGACCTCTGCCGCCCTCGGCGGCGTGGGTGCGCCGTGAGCCGACGGATGCGGCGCCCGCCCTGTTCGACGTCGTCGAACATGACCATGCGGACGACCCCGTCGCCGAGGCGCTCGATCAGTTCCGCGCACAGCGCCGGGTGATCGATCAGGAGCGCGACGGCCGTCTGACGCTTCTGTGCGCCGCGGAATCGGCGGGCGGTCTGATCGCCGAGGAGATGCGGGCAGCCGGGCTCCCATGGGACGAGGGCGTCCACGACGCGATCCTGACCGAGACGCTCGGCACACGGCCCGCGGCAGGAGGCCTGCCCAGCAGGATGGTTGAACTGGGCGACCGCGTGCGCGCGATCCTCAGCGACTCGACGCTGCACCTCGACAGCCAGCCGAAGCTTCTCCGTGCTCTGCACCGCGTCGGCGTGCACGTCGAGTCGACGAGCCGCTGGGAGCTCGCGAGCCAGTCGCACGCGGTCGTCGAACCACTGCTGGCCTACAAGAAGCTCTCGCGTCTGCTCAGCGCCAACGGCTGGGCGTGGTTGGCCGAGTGGGTGCATGATCGCCGGTTCCGCCCGGTCTACATCCCCGGAGGCGTCGTGACCGGACGATGGGCGTCGGCGGGCGGCGGCGCGCTGCAGCTTCCGCGCAGTCTGCGGCCGGCCGTCCGCGCCGACCCGGGCTGGACCCTGGTGGTCGCCGACGTGGCGCAGCTGGAGCCGCGGATGCTGGCGGCCATGGCCTCCGATGCGGCCATGGCGCGCGCAGCCCAGGGGAGCGACCTGTACGAGGGAGTCGTGGCATCCGGTGCCGTCGGTACCCGCGAAGAGGCGAAGTACGCCGTGCTCGGCGCGATGTACGGCGCCACCACCGGAGACAGCGGCCGTCTCGTGCCGCGGCTGCGCAAGGTCTATCCGCGGGCGATGGCGCTGGTCGACAAGGCCGCGCGCACCGGTGAGGACGGCGGAGTGGTGTCGACCTGGCTGGGTCGCTCCTCGCCGCGGCCGTCGGCGGAGTGGGCGGAGCTCCAGTCGAGGGCCACGGGGGCGGATGCCGATCCCGCCGAGGTCGCCCTGGCCCGGCGGCGAGCCAGGGACTGGGGTCGTTTCACCCGCAACTTCATCGTGCAGGGGACGGCGGCCGAGTGGTCGTTGATCTGGCTGGCGGAGATCCGGCACCGTTTGCAGCGTGCGCCCGAGGCGGCTGTGCCGGCAACGGCATCCGGACCGTTCGCGCGGCAGCCCCATCTGGCCTTCTTCCTCCATGACGAGGTCATCCTGCACGTGCCGGAGGAGCAGGCCGAGGCCGCGGCCGACGCCGTTCGGGTCGCCGCAGCGGTCGCCACCCGCCGCCTCTTCGGCGACTTCCCGATCGACGTTCCCCTCGACCTGCGCATCGCCGAGTCGGCGGAGAAGTAGCCGCCGTCGCCGCGGACGCGGAGAAGTACACTGGAGACGCGAATGGGTCGACTGGACGGCCGCGTGGCG
Coding sequences within it:
- a CDS encoding bifunctional 3'-5' exonuclease/DNA polymerase, with amino-acid sequence MSSSTAQGRRIALIALGDGRYVAVELDEDGGERSRVPLGGSELLTWVAELEKTEAPRWIIRSARDIYPMLLAGGVRLGRTHDLLLCHAILRDTDAVARPLPPSAAWVRREPTDAAPALFDVVEHDHADDPVAEALDQFRAQRRVIDQERDGRLTLLCAAESAGGLIAEEMRAAGLPWDEGVHDAILTETLGTRPAAGGLPSRMVELGDRVRAILSDSTLHLDSQPKLLRALHRVGVHVESTSRWELASQSHAVVEPLLAYKKLSRLLSANGWAWLAEWVHDRRFRPVYIPGGVVTGRWASAGGGALQLPRSLRPAVRADPGWTLVVADVAQLEPRMLAAMASDAAMARAAQGSDLYEGVVASGAVGTREEAKYAVLGAMYGATTGDSGRLVPRLRKVYPRAMALVDKAARTGEDGGVVSTWLGRSSPRPSAEWAELQSRATGADADPAEVALARRRARDWGRFTRNFIVQGTAAEWSLIWLAEIRHRLQRAPEAAVPATASGPFARQPHLAFFLHDEVILHVPEEQAEAAADAVRVAAAVATRRLFGDFPIDVPLDLRIAESAEK